The DNA window GAGAACAAGATTTCATCCGCAATACTTCCATCGTTTCACCACTGTCACAATCTCAAATGAACTTATCTCACGTTAATGGTGGCTATGACTATTGGATAACAGTTTTTGGCTTTCCGCAATCTGCTTCGTCCATGATTTTATCGCATTTTTCACAGTGTGGAGCAATAATCGACAAACGATTTGCGACGCAAAATGGAAACTGGGTGCATCTTAGATTCACTTCCAGATTGGAGTGTGAAAAGGCTTTGAATTACAATGGAAAAATAGTTGGTCAAAACCTTATGATAGGAGTACAATACTGTAACGATCCTGCTATTGTGGGGAAGGAAAATAGTGAAGAACGTAAAGAGTGAATATTACCGCACGATCGCGAATTCCATAATTGTCTTACAAtacttgtttgtttttttttgttgcagaTACTCAATCAGCCGAGTGCGTTCGCTGACCCATGTTGCGTACAAAAATGCACAACACTCGACAGATGTGATGCCAAGTGTATCAGCACCAAAACGAAGTTCTGGAATTGTTAATAAAGCCATGGATCTTTTCTTTGGGTGGTAAAGTTCGTGAACTATGGAAAATAAACTTGGTTTGGCAATTATACTTCGGAGTGCAGTGGTTTAATATGTAGCTTCAATTGATGAATACACACCTATTTTTATAACCAATCAACTTTAAGTTAAGACAGCAGGGCAAGTTGACATTCGAAACCCATAGCAGAAATAACCGTTAATCTTTTACATTGATTCATTcccttcactatttaacaggaAGAGTTAATTGTCTGAATGCAATGTCTTAGTCTCTGGACTTTGAATAGTAGCTATATATCGTGATTTAATGTGTCGCAGTGACTCGGATTGGTGAGAACAAGATTGAAAGTACATAGCGGGAATTTGTCTCAAAGATCGGATTTGAAGTAAAGATCATTCTAATCTTTAGGTGACGCAACTGTGAAAATTTGGCCAGTTGGAAACTGGAAAGTTCAATAAGcgatgaagtttttttttctcttgttctATGAAAGTGCAGAACTACGCGTAATTGTGAGAATAATGCGTACAACGTCCGACACGATGTACTTGCCTAGAACAACACAGAACGATTTTCGCTAGATAGTCTCCAGTTTCCAAATAAAACGATCAAATAAAATACGTCCTGTTTACTACCCATGatagcatatttgtcccgttttctatgggatttcctattttTATGGGACTcgtatgcgatcatgggcagtttaGTTCTGGGCGAAAAATTGTTTGATCGTAACAGATTGTAGAAGACTATCACTCCGAGGTTCAGCACATCAACTTAGACAGCAAAATATTCAACTTCTCTGTGATTCAACCTTCAAATCGTGTGTTCAAGGATTTGGCTCAATTCAATCGTTACACACTTCGAGACAAACAGGCGCAAACTTAAGTCCTCCTCCCGAGGACCGGTGTTTACTTGGCAGACAGTTGCTAATTCGTCCTATATTGCAAATTTtgtctcgcgggacggaccgagaCCCCGTAAGCTCTAAGCTGCAGTCCTATTAGCCCGCTAAAAAAAGGATTTGGCTTAATTCATCTGATAAAGTTGacaaaatcggatcaaaaagCTAACAAAATCGGACTTTCATtgtatatttgttttatttaacttTCTTTcataatgtttttcacaatgaattCATACATCTCCTTGttcaccatttttaaatgatgattttctttttttaatttaactACTTCTTGGTTGGTAGTGGTAACACTGAATCTGTTGCCACCTGTACCACTATGTTCTAAATATTTTTGCTTTTTATGAGGCTTTTTCTCCGATACGCCAACCTCAACACAGAGGTCAACAGTCTTTTCAGCTGGTAATACGAGCTTTTGAAATGGTGGAAAAAATGCATTAATTTTGATTTCCTGGTTGAACATTGCCTTTGGAGCTAGtataaaatgagcatttgtaaTCGTTCCTTTGTGAGGAATAACA is part of the Topomyia yanbarensis strain Yona2022 chromosome 1, ASM3024719v1, whole genome shotgun sequence genome and encodes:
- the LOC131675846 gene encoding nucleoporin Nup35 translates to MEPMTLGSPSGSPLPSSSGYLPSFLMGETPTTPRANTLSPTKGRASLAFTQPSTVGHGTQSPDFVNRTTSGLPPKFSLVGSNLNQSGMNHNTSVSGPPTQGLFDSFRNEKQLFQTPTKSFLAQHQNVSGPSTPTFHHSTTDSYLNQSGFNVSRVMSPIPAAREQDFIRNTSIVSPLSQSQMNLSHVNGGYDYWITVFGFPQSASSMILSHFSQCGAIIDKRFATQNGNWVHLRFTSRLECEKALNYNGKIVGQNLMIGVQYCNDPAIVGKENSEERKEYSISRVRSLTHVAYKNAQHSTDVMPSVSAPKRSSGIVNKAMDLFFGW